The following nucleotide sequence is from Apium graveolens cultivar Ventura chromosome 4, ASM990537v1, whole genome shotgun sequence.
AATACCTGTACTTGCCTCGTGTGGGTACCCTGTAAGGACCCCAGGTATCAATGTGAATTAAATCAAATCGTTCCTTGGCCCTAGAGCTGCTTTGAGGATATGGCAGTTTGGAGAACTTCTTCATTGGACAAGTTACACAAATCAATTGCTGTCCTTTGAGCTGATCTTTTATACCTGGTATTAGATGCATTTTCTGTATAGGTGTATGTCCAAGTATATGATGCCACAGACTAAAGTTGCTTTCATGAATTGTGCTTGGACCAATTTATTTCTTTCCTTGGGATTCCACCAGCATACATTCGATTTGCTTACCCTCCTTAGCTGTAGAGTCCACCAGATAGTACATACCATTTGTTAACTTGCCAACTCCCCTCAGCTTTCTTGACATATAGTCAACAATCATGCATATTGCTGCATGAAATGTCACATCACACCCATTATCTTTCGCAAGTTTGTATATGGAGAGTAAATTGTGTGTGAATCCTGGAACGTGCAACACATTCAACATTTTGAGTCCACCTTCAAGCACTATATCCCCAATATGAGTGATGAGAGTAGTATCACCAGTTGGCAACTTGATGTTGAAATTAAATGGAGCTTTCTTGACATTTTTCAAGCTACTCAGGTTGGCAATCATATGATCAGACGCCCCTGAGTCCATAATCCATTTCCCAGGTTGCACAACTTTTCCTCCACTGTGAATCATGCCAGAAAAGGGATTTCAGTGTCATTTGTTACAGATGTTATAAAACCTCCAGGCATCATAGATAATAGTTGCTGCAGTTGTTGTGTTGTAAACATCACACCCTGTTGTTCATCAACCTCATTGCTGGATTGAGTAGCATTTGCCATCTTGGCCTTGCTACCACTCTATTTTCCTACATTCAAGTTCTTGGGAGGCGCCTTGTTGTGCTTGTAGTGCCACTTCGGGTAGCCATTGAAAACCCAACATTTTGCTGCAGAGTGTCCCTTCGCACAAGAAGCAGTGTACACCAAGGCTTTATTATGTGACATCTTGCTGTACAGAGCTGCTATTTCAACGTCTCCTCCTGGTGATTCTTTCAGGGTGTCCCTCTGTGACTCTTCTTGCTGCAGAGCTGCACAAGCTATCTCAACAGAAGGTAATGGAGATAACATCAATAATTGGCTCCTTCGAGCTCCATACACATCATTCAAACCATTCAAGAACTGAAAAAGTCTATATTCTTCTTTCATGACCTATATGGCTTTCACAAGATTCTTTACTTCATCAGTAACAATAGTAATCTTAGGCAAGATGGTCATGGAGTCAACTTCCTCCCATAAACTACTCATGGCAGTGTAGTAATCAGAGATTGACATTTTCTATTGTTTAAGACTAAACAAATCTTTGTTTAGTTTATATTTCCTAGACCCAATAGTTAAATATAATTTACGTTCAATCTGTACCCATACCTCACTAGCaagattaataaataatatatatctcttaacAATGTCTGAAATATTATTATGTAGCCAGGATATTACCATGTTGTTACATGTCTCCCACTGGGCTCAATCTGTCTCATCAGCCGTGCTCTTCTTCACAGTCCCATGTACAAACCCCAGCTTCCTTTTGGACATTAGCTGAATCTCCATCGATCTCCTCCATGACCTATAGTCTGCAGCACCTTGTAGCTTCGTGACACTGATAGACAAAGGGCCATCTGAAGGGTGAAGAAATAGCGGGTTCTGCATGTCCGCAAAAGTGAATCGACTTCCAGTCGCCATGGATGTATAATCAAGAAAATGAGTTTTCTAGATCTACTTTTGAACGAGATGAAAGCTTGAAATAACAGACAAAGAAATGGCACAGAAGACTGATAATATAAGCCCGAAAATGAATCAGTGCAAATCAACAAGGTCACAAAACAATCTCACAATTTTCTGTTAATGGCAACTGCTGCTCTGATACCATAAAGATGAAAAGAAAAGCATGCTGCGGAAACAATAGAATGAGAGACAGTAGAGACAATTTCTTGCTTAGAAAGATAAGCACTGTTTGATTCAAAATAGAATGTCACCCCACATGTTCTTTTTATCGTGCTGCTATTCTGCATTACCAACTACCACTACAATAAGACAAATACAAGGACAATAAACGTAAATACCAAACTGCCCTCCAATCCATGTCAGCTGCCACCATGACAATGTGAACTACACCAAACTTATTATTTGCATGATACTGTATTAGAATACAGTACTGTCAATTCTTTCTCAGGTTGAAAAATTATTTACACTTTGTCAAACATAAAAAGATGTATAGAAATCAATGTTATTAGTTAAATATTACTTGTCATTAAGTGCGAACCTGGTTATAACTTATAAGTCCAGGTAAATCATGTTGAAGCCGCCTTGGAAGATTTTCTGTTCTGAGTCTGATGTtctttaaaatgaatttttataaagGCAAATCCAAATTATATGACATGTGCCAAGTAGAAAAAAGAATGGTCAAACACTTTTTCTCGTCCGACCAGGACTTTATGAAACTACAAAGCAATTACCATTACCAAGACAACACTCCAACACACAATTTTAACATAAATACATATGACTAGTTCTCCAGAACCCTTACTCACTCACCAATCTTTTCATCTCTACACCACAAAGAAAAATAATAGATCTTCTATGTGGCATTACTATTCATATTACTTGATCACTCTAATGAAAATATTTTCATCAACTCCATTCAACGGAAGCTCGAAAAGGTATTCTCGGAAAACTAGGCCGACATAATATAATGGAGCATTCGACGGAAGGCGTAAGAGCGTAAAGACGGTAACTCTCGGAGGTAGTCCAAAGAGTAGTTGGAGAATAAAAACTGTGCCAAGATTAAATTTTAAGTTAATATTATCGTCGTCAATGAGGCTTCGGAAGAAATTAAAGGATAGTTATATAAATATGATGTTTAACTTAGGAAGTTCAAGTTCCGCAAAAGGTCTTGGTGAGAAAAGAATACCCAGGGCTCGTCAATTTTCGTCCACTACTTACACAAATATTGAGTTCGATAACAGACTCGTTTTCGAAATTTATAAGTCCTTGGTAACTTCCCATGAATTGGCTACAAACTAATTCTGTTGTTTATGTAAAGCTTGTTCCTATCAAAGTTTTGGTTATTGTTACTATCAAAGTTTTGGTTATGTAAATTGTGAACCATTCTTCTCTTTTTAAGATATTTATACTGTTTTGTTAGTATTGTATTCATTTCGTACCCTGAAATGGCAATTTAAGCTTCTGTATATAATTATTTCTCAAAATGAGCCACAAAGCCTAAATTTGCTGCATAATTCAGAGTTCTTAATTCTCGATCTCTCCCGGTGTATTGTCGAGGCCAGATTCATGGAGGGACACGTGCCCAATAAAaacaaaaattaataattttttattaaaattttaaaatataaatatgtatattttatatGGTATCCTCATTAAAAAAAGTTAAATCTCCTATAATGCTAGTAATTTGTCAgtcatatttattttatttattattatatctGTATCATCATAAGTTGAATATTAAGTGaataaaatactaatttttagcatttaaatatcataaaaattcgttgatccaaatttggatcacttgatttaatataaaataatgattttgttatttgtagtttatgagattttaaattaattttgatttttaattatataattaataacataatataattaatagctaataaaatttatttttaaactaaaacttaaaataatgagaaaacataattttattaaaatttaaatagaaGTACATTGAAGAGTCAGTAGTGTCGGATTCAGAAGTTGAGACTATTCCGATCGATGAAAATACTCGATTCCAAGAATTCTTCGACCgctttagaaaaataaaaaataaaaaggCACATATTGTATTTAGAGATGCATTAATTGAGCATTTGTGGGAAGAATATACTAATTCGGAAAATTAGTGTGTATAAATAATATATTGTATGTTAATTATTATAATGAATGTGTTTTTCGTGAATTAAgtgcacaattttaatattttatgtgtattaattttttttgatttaattaatttatgaaatgttatataaatttttaataatgattaaacgataaatttaagataaaattcCTTAATATGACATTTATATATtatctattactattatataaaaacGAAACATTGAAAGTTTTGGTACATACCTGTTTTTTGGTACACGCTTAATTTACCTAATTACCCTTAGTTATGAATTTTCATGAGTTgaattaatttttatattaatttattgaaAGCAAGCATTAAAGATGATGCATATTAAATCGGGTGTACGGTTCATACTCTCCATTTCTAATATCAATTTGTTCTCTGCACTATCTTAATTTAAGTTAATCATCAGATTATGGCAATTCCAAATTTCACTAAGTAATGATCGAGATCAAAGAAAATTATTATAAGTAACACAACAAAAGTAATTGCATCTTTATATGTCTCAATTGCACTTTCCTCggaaaataaaaacaaaaacataacaaaaaaCTCATCCACAATATCTTAAATCTTTTATTTTTGCTAATTCTACTTTTTAGAAGCCTTTCTGTCACACTCTTATTCAAGTTGACGGGCGCATCCACAATATCTTAAATCTCTTTTTCTCCCAATTGAACacttttttttatcaaaatcAACCTGATTCAAATGCTCTGTAATCCCATGTATACGTACAACCTTTAAAATATATagtatactatatatatatagtggCTACTCTAATAAAAACCATtttagaatagaaactagaaaccaaataattttttaaaaaaattacttcGAAACATAACACATATGGTgtgcaaatcgatcgttgagagatggagaaaaatacagtgaagtcggattcTAAAAAAAACTTACCATTTGAGggaatattaaatttaaaatggAGGGAAAAAGCTGAGATTGGGTGTGGGAGGGTGTAGATTAGTTGCGTGTTGTACTTTTAGGGGTaccattagattagattgatctaatgacttagattagtttctagtttttatttcaattttggtttgtatttgatcattctCCTATATATATTATGATAgatagacgaaatattaaaagtttggtagtcgatCGATTGATATTAACTTAAATTACTTAGAGGTTGTATTCAATTGAGATTTTGAAGAATTAAAAATAATCCATGGATTTAAAAAAAATCGTTGATTTTAATTGTTCGTGAATTTTGACGAAGTTGATAAAAAAATCTTGCagatttttaatgatttataatatatgatgataaaaataaacgtgcatcgcacgggttttaggcTAGTTATATGTAAAAAATAATTTGGATCAAATATTTGGATCACACTGTTGGAGTTGGTCAGAAATTTGAATCAGTATTTGGATCAgttggtgatccaaatttggatttttggatCATAACTGTTGGAGATGGCCTAACACACCCACTTCTCCCATAGAAATCAAAGTCTGGAACGGCCTATGTCTATTTTCATATTCGTGCGTGCTAATTATCTTATCCTTATTACTCCCTTGTATGCTTCTGGAAAAAGCCTCTTACTGAATTGTTTAACCATTATCTCCATCTTCAATGTGCTCTTTAGAGTCGGTCACCAATATAAAGTTATCAATGATTTCGGCCTCGTAACAACTAAACCTATATAACATAATTTAAACCTAGGactcactacaagaaaataagaCTAAATACTACCGAATAAGATGTGATGCTCTAATTTTACATTTTGCAGATTTTATACATTAAGGTACCACTCTTTTTTTTCTCTCTTATCATATGTGGGAGGTCTGATTTTTCTCTCCTAACTGTCTGGTTTTGTGAGAGTGCCTCAATGGAAAATACAGATAATATTGAAATACGATTGGTGGTCATGGACATTGAGAATGAGGAGAATGAAGAGCTTGTTCTTGACGAAGGAGTGAAGGAGGAGACAAATAGGTTTGAACTTTGTTTGGTTGGAAGATTTTTAACGGAGAAAAATATCAACGTTAGAGTTATGAAGAGTAAATTGGCTGATCTTTGGAGGCCAGCAATGGGGATAACAATCAAAGATACTAAACCTGGCTTATTTCTGTTTCAGTTTTATCATTTAGATGACATGCTATGGGTTAGGAATGACGGACCGTGGTATTTTGATAATGTTCTTCTGGTGCTTAATGTCATTAGTCCGGGAGAAGATCCAACTAAGGTCCCTCTATTTGAAATTGATTTCTGGATTCAAATCTACAATCTACCAGTGGGTTATATGTTAGAGGCGGTAGAAAAACAGCTTGGAAATTTTTTTGGGTCGTTCTTTGAGTATGACTCAAATAATAACTCAAGCATTTGGAGGGAGTTTATGAGACTGAAGATTCGTGTGGACGTGCGAAAACCATTGAAGAGAAAGAAGAAAATATGTAAACGAGATAAATCAGAGGTGATTGTTCATGTCAAGTATGAAAGGCTTGGCTATTTCTGCTTCACTTGGGGTTTGTTAACTCATATAGAGAGGTTTTGCAAGAAGAAATTTGAATGGGGGCTATGATCTCTAAGGAGTGGGGAGCTTGGCTTCGTGCTCAGCCACGACGTAGTAATAGAGGTAGTCGGAGTAAGTGTTTACGGGATGAAGGCGGCGGTGACTGGAACGGTAAACTTGGAAGTGATAATCACTACTAGTATGATTTGGGGGGACAAATAAGGAAAGTGAACAAATTAGGAAAGAAGTTGTTAACATTCCAGATTTAGCGGGGGAGGGGAACAATGCAGCTGTCAATTTTTTAAAAGTGAAGGAGGGAAACCAGCTTAATCATTCGGGTATTGGGCGTATTGGGCCTCAGGAGGAGGAAGAGCTTAGTGGGCTTTTATTCGAAGAAAGGAAACGTCAGAGAAGTGAATTTGATGGGCCTTTGAAGAAGGCTTTGGCTGGTAATAGTCCTAGAACAGGTTATGGGTTTTCTGATTTGGATTACTCAGAATCTTCACAACAATTTTTGGCTAAGCTTGTTGTGCAAGCTAGCCAGCCCAAATAAGTTGTTTAAGCTGGAACTGTCGAGGTATTGGGTCGCTTCGCACAGTTTGAGTCCTGAAAGACCTATTGTATAACCATAAACCGAGTTTTGTTTTTCTTATTGAAACTTTGTCCTTATCCAATAAAGTTGAGGCGTTAAGAGTCCGTTGTGGTTTTGATTATTATTTTTCGGTTGATAGAGTTGGAACAAGTGGAGGTCTCGCAATTTTCTGGAAGAAGAATTTCAGCTAAGAAATTATGAGTTATTCTCGCAATCACATTAATATTGCAAACATTGATAACAATAGACAAGACTGGAGGTTAACCTGATTCTATGGGTATCCAGAACGAGAACATAGAAGAGAATCATGGCAACTTATTCATAGATTGGCTACTCTGTCACCTCTTCCATGGTGCATAATTGGTGACTTCAATGGCTTAATATATTCTTCTGATAAAAAGATAATTTGCCTCATCCGCAGAGTTTACTGGAGGGGTTTTGTAATACTATAGAGGACTGTCAGTTGAACGAAATTGAtcgtgttaggtcacactttcactgtagagggggtgaatacagtgtttattacaatcaaatcaaacttcaagaacttatgtaacagaaaacaaactttattgaaacaataaactctgttacaatctggaactgttatctctcagtgatgaacaaaatatcacgagagctgctagggttacagtaaataatattctcgataatgataacacttatagtgtaaaccctatgtctgtgtttatatattacacagttacaagataattgctaattgatatggaatataattctgcttcctaatatatatcaatcagatatctttccttccaagtattccattctttacggaattccttcttcatgcatatctcttcttatgtttatcttgatcttcttaactttaatcagctactgtccttatctgatcgtccttcagcacttaagttctgatatctatctcctgatgcttatctcctgataacataagtactgatatcccttaagttctgacgtccagtataagtactgatcagttaagtactgatttgttctgttcaaataagatctgaaatctaaacataaaacatattagccatgacattatcaaatatatctaacaatctcccccaacttgtaaattatcaaaatatacaagtttaacagatatttgatgatgtcaaaaacattaagtacaaatgcatgagaaatagacaagataactacaacttacagtccttaaagcttttaccaattcaacttctgataacaactttagtctgtatacacatcagaatttaagtagttgtagatctttgacttggcttcatcattttctgatctctctgatgtcaggagttgttctgagataattcttcaacaaacatttctcagcatatctgagttcatcaatcattctccgtttgacatctttaagctctgcagtatcttcaccagtttgaaatattgcagctctgagatcattaatctttgctcttctcaactcccgatctagtcttatgacataagctttgttagactctagattgaattcaagccccttaataccaagatatgttctgatctgtgcagtattaggcttcatatcaacaatatcaccattgtgatttctgtactttggaacatatatgctgtcagacttaacagaataaagtcttttctgtctctgaatctgttctttcaaataatttgcagcagtccctgtcaatctgtcatccacttgaagtaagaataatacatgctccaattcttcaaaatacttcaatggaatggcattttgtcttatatgataaaccctaccatctgtcatgaaatacaacaagatgtgttcctccaagtaggtatggtaaaccatttgtacagattccaattgatttaatctttcaggagttgctccaattcctggttcacacaaggaagttggatcattggtagtgttgtgtactcttctttcatcagcacttcccaatccagttttatctcttgcttcctttccagtaactactctagcttcaaaacgacttgcagtagtcttcaaaggttgagtttgttttgctttagtgaatcctggtaggagtgtatttgatcttccttctgatatcaagttaacttgagctgtgtcagaggttacttgcttcttttgaatatcagaacttttaatttcttgactctgaacaacttgagctgtgtcagaggttgttttaagaacttttcttgaagtcaaagcaagattatctttgtcatcagtaatttcttcatcttcaggaggtacatagattttaacaggttcaccaaccttttctttacccttggatcttgggtctatctttggttgtgatttagcaaatgttgcttcagtttgtgccttttctttaatcacaatacctttcagttttggaagtgactttttaccagaagcttcggatttagatgtgactttctctgatttaagtctagcttcttcttcctttaaactttccaagtccattcctggattttattgaagaaataactgtcttgacatttcttcatcaagatctagaagttcatcagaatttattcttttaccagtatcagaacttaatctcttcccagtatcagaacttatcctgtgacttgtaatttcagcatttcttgatgagaatcttttactttgactatgacctccacccattccagagtttccttggtcatctttttcatcatcctttccttgcagtgtcttgtcatccttgcatttggacttaatcactttctccccctttttggcatcagcaggaagtagaagagagataagcaattccactgaagattggatttctgtcagttgtgattgctgagaagcttgattttgcagaattttatcaatctgtgcttgttggcgatcttgagtcttctcaatataagcaatcctgtccatagatggttgaaagaactttttcttatcaagtttccaaacttgttcttgtttggtaaagttctcctgaatcttgtgtatttcggcatgagtaattgaatgaagaccttgtagatttttagtactcaatacagtgacacgaagctgagctttgaaatcatcagaatttaacatttcatcagctttagtaaagtgctcagtaagatgtaacgcagatggaatacatgagactgagttccattccttagtccactcctgtcctgcaggagtttcactccaaggcactggtggttcctctgtaacatacttctttactagttcagactttgAAAGAGGAAtttgtcctgaaggaccagctgcatcagtatttgcagttggagcagcatcaccagtatcccCAGCATgtgcaacatcagaacttatagaatcagtatcatctgatataatagtagtgtgagtagcaatggaggcgtcagcatcctctaattgctgatctgatgctaagttctgatcaacagccaaatcctgatgctcacctaaagtctgatcatcagtgtctagatgcagagaaggtgacttagataattccggagttttaatagcatcagtaacagttgttggcaaaagatttgttgttgttggagcttctaagaaaattactccaggcacaactaagtgttgatcagcattatcagcacttgtgccttgatgaccaagagacacagatgggaatttagccttgtcagatacagtttcctgagattgagtggatggagaagaagtaactggagcaaattctttttcttgtgagatcagagattcctgatccccttccttagctgcttcctcttcatcatctgaaactggcctttttgccctctgtttctggtatgtccttggtaatttagagtccttggaagtgtcaggaattgtcattttcctaagcctcttgagaagcttagatcctccaagttcagaatccttctgagaaatctttttctcagctgcagttaccacaggttctgaagaaagaatcggttcctcagaatctgagtcatctctcaaggtgatcctcctcttcttctgaggtgtgtgagaaacagtctttgttctctttggcttggaagatatAGGTTTCACATAGGACtggagatatgttctgagagatggttgagaggtttgaggtggctgagtagagatggtaggtgctgatgaaccaggttctgatgtttgaacatcaggataaagtgcagtgtacttaacaggatcataggtgattaaagcttgtttgacagataaaggtattaagaggggtcttaacacagcctttttattatcagaagataataaatcagtaaaagctctcttagctattctgaaagatggaatgagatcaccaaaattttggggggaattataacaaaaattataaataagctgacaaaat
It contains:
- the LOC141718404 gene encoding uncharacterized protein LOC141718404, whose translation is MENTDNIEIRLVVMDIENEENEELVLDEGVKEETNRFELCLVGRFLTEKNINVRVMKSKLADLWRPAMGITIKDTKPGLFLFQFYHLDDMLWVRNDGPWYFDNVLLVLNVISPGEDPTKVPLFEIDFWIQIYNLPVGYMLEAVEKQLGNFFGSFFEYDSNNNSSIWREFMRLKIRVDVRKPLKRKKKICKRDKSEVIVHVKYERLGYFCFTWGLLTHIERFCKKKFEWGL